A window from Montipora capricornis isolate CH-2021 chromosome 7, ASM3666992v2, whole genome shotgun sequence encodes these proteins:
- the LOC138057867 gene encoding neural cell adhesion molecule 1-like — MISGESYRLEGDELILTCLANDPTSEITWTINTVSRGGKAKITKNEDSSILIIESVKGSDGGEYVCKANNAAGDASASVNVTVREKPTVMISGESYRLEGDELILTCLANDPTLEITWTINTVSRGGKAKITKNEDSSILIIESVKGSDGGEYVCKANNAAGDASASVNVTVRALPAAQAAIEWYYIVGPVSAVAVTAFIAWYLCKRRRRGKCTSLHTYIFILNF; from the exons ATGATCTCTGGAGAGTCCTACCGACTGGAAGGTGACGAACTTATTCTGACTTGCCTGGCCAATGACCCAACATCGGAAATAACATGGACAATAAACACTGTTTCTAGGGGGGGAAAGgctaaaattactaagaatgaggACAGTAGCATCCTCATTATCGAAAGTGTCAAAGGTTCTGACGGTGGTGAATATGTGTGCAAAGCCAACAATGCAGCAGGGGATGCATCCGCGTCAGTAAATGTCACAGTTAGAG AAAAGCCGACTGTCATGATCTCTGGAGAGTCCTACCGACTGGAAGGTGACGAACTTATTCTGACTTGCCTGGCCAATGACCCAACATTGGAAATAACATGGACAATAAACACTGTTTCTAGGGGGGGAAAGgctaaaattactaagaatgaggACAGTAGCATCCTCATTATCGAAAGTGTCAAAGGTTCTGACGGTGGTGAATATGTGTGCAAAGCCAACAATGCAGCAGGGGATGCATCCGCGTCAGTAAATGTCACAGTTAGAG CTTTGCCAGCTGCACAAGCAG CTATAGAGTGGTACTATATTGTCGGCCCAGTATCTGCTGTTGCAGTAACGGCATTCATCGCCTGGTACCTTTGCAAACGACGCAGAAGGGGTAAATGTACAAGCCtgcatacatacatttttattcttaatttttAA